GACGGGTCGGAATTGTCAGAAGCCAATATCGGCAGCGTGTTGGCCACGCGCGACCTGATGGCTGATGTGCGCGCCGCCGACCCGTTCCACCAAGGGCGCGGGCGCAGCTTTTCCAAGGCCGACCGCGCGCGGTTTCTGGACGGTCTGGAGCGGGCCATGCAACGGGCCAAACGTGCCTGAGCCACCTCAGACAACTTGCAATACGATCTTGGCCGCATTCACGCGGCCTGCGTCCAGATCGGCAAAGGCTTGCGCGCCCTCATCCAGCGCGCGAGTTTCGACCCAGCCCAACGCGCCCAAGGCCCCTGCCCCAAGGGCTGCCAAGGCATCGGCAAAGTCTTGCGGCGTGTAGCAATAAGACCCTGTCACGCAGATCTCCTGTAGCGTGATGCGGCGAATGTCATAGCCCTCTTGCCCCGGCAGCAGGCCCACATGCACGATCACCCCGCCGGGCCGTACTAGGCGCGATGCATCGGCGCGGGTGGCCGCAGCGCCCACCGCGTCAATCACCAGATCGAAGGCATCTGCGCCGGGGTCATGGCTGGTGGGGTCGAACGTCTTGATCCCCGCTTCCGGCGCAAGGGTCGCGCGGCGGCCTGCATGGGGTTCGGCCACATGAATGCTGGCCGCACCCATATGCCGCGCAACCAAAGCCGCGGCCACGCCAATTGCACCCGCGCCTTGCACCAGCACGCGCGGCTCCGTTTGCCCCAGCCGTTCCAACCCGATCCGCATGGCGTGCCACGACACGGCGACGGGTTCGGCCAGCGCAGCGTCACGCATCGACAGGCCATCGGGAATGGGCAGCAGGTTGCGTTCGGGGATGGTGACATAATCCGCGAAAGCGCCGGGGCGCGGCGGCATGGAGATGATCGCGCGGCTGGGCGACAGATGCGGGCGGCCCGCTTTCACCGCCGGGCAATCGGGGTCCACCACCAGCGGGTTTATCGCCACCGCCTGCCCCTTGCGGGGGCCGTCTGCGACGATCCCTGCCGCCTCATGCCCCAGCACCAAGGGCGCGGGGCGGCGGTCGTCATGCCCGTGATACGCGTGCATGTCGGACCCGCAAATGCCCACGGCATGAACCGCGACCAGAACCTCGCCCGCCGCAGGCACCGGCGCGGGCAGGTCGGTCAATTCCATCTGGTTCGGCCCGGTATAGAGTAACGCGCGCATGGTCTGTCCTTATTTCGCAGTAAAGCCGCCATCGACGAAAAGCGTCTGCCCGGTAATGTATCCCGACGCGTCCGAGCATAGGAACACAGTCGCCCCGTGCAGGTCTTCCAGCGTGCCATTGCGCCCGATCGCCGTGCGCGCGGCATTTGCGGCAGCCAGATCCGGGTTGCCAAAGACAGGTGCTGTCAGCGGTGTGGGGAAAAACCCCGGCGCGATCGCGTTGCAGGTGATGCCTTGGCCCGAGAATTCCTCTGCCATGGCGCGGGTCAGTTGCACAACGCCCCCTTTGGCCGCCCCATAGGGCGCGGAATTGGCGAAGGCACGCACCGATTGCAGGGACGCGATGTTCAGCACCCGCCCCCAACCGCGCGCAGCCATACCCGGCGCCAAATGCTGCACCAGCAAGAACGGCGCGCGCAGGTGCAGCGCCATGTGCAAATCGAACGCCTCTGCCGTGACCTGCGCGTAAGGTTCGCGCAGGTTGACCCCGGCGGCATTCACCAGAATGTCCACCTCGCCCGCCGCGTCGGCCAGCCCCGCCAGCGCGGCAGGGTCGGCCAGATCGGTTGGGTGGGCGCTGGCCGCGATACCGTCAGCGGCCAGTTCCGCCACCGCCGCATCCAGCTTATCGGGCGCGCGGGCAGCAAGGACGACCGATGCCCCGGCCAACCCCAATGCGCGCGCCATAGCCAGACCGATGCCGGAATTTCCGCCCGTCACCAACGCGCGCCGACCACTCAGGTCGAACAAATGCGCCAGACGCATCAGACAGACTCGACCGGCGCGCCAAGGTCGAAATTATGACCGGGGTAGTATTTGGCCAAGCGCACATCGGCGGTGCGGGCATGCGCCTCCATCCCCTCCAACCGCGAAATACGGGCGGTGCGGATGCCCAATTCCTTGCTGGCCGCGCGGTCGGCTTGCTGCCATGTCAGGGGTTTCAGGAATTTATGCACCGACAGACCGGCCGAATATTTGGCGGCGTATTTCGTGGGCAGAATGTGGTTCGGGCCGGAACACTTGTCGCCATAGGCGACAGTGGTTTCCTCGCCCACGAACAGACTGCCGTAATTGGTCAGGTTCGCCATCCACCAGTCCAGATCGGTGCAATGCAGTTCCAGATGCTCGGACGCGTAGACATCCGACACCTCGACCAATTCCTCGCGGGTATCGCACAAGATCACCTCGCCATAGTCGCGCCATGAGGCATCTGCCGCTTCGCGGGCGGGTTCGGGCAGGGTGGCGATCAATTCGGGCACGCGCGCCATGACGGATTCAGCCAAAGCCTTGTCATCGGTGAACAGCCATGCGGGGGATTCGTGGCCATGTTCGGCCTGCCCCACCAGATCAACCGCGACGATTTCGGGGTCAGCCGCCCCATCCGCGATGATCCCAATTTCGGACGGGCCGGCAAACACATCAATCCCCACTTTGCCGAACAGGGTGCGTTTGGCTTCGGCCACGAATTTGTTGCCCGGCCCAACGATCACATCGGCGGGCTTGCCGGTGAACAGCCCATAGGCCATGGCGGCAATCGCCTGCACGCCGCCCAAGGTCAGAACAATATCCGCACCCGCTTCGCGCATGGCGTATAGCACATAGGGGTGCATGCCCCCCCCGCGGTAAGGGGTAGAGCAGGCGATTACGGTTTTCACGCCCGCAGCTTTGGCAGTCGCCACCGACATGCAGGCCGACGCGATATGCGCATACCGCCCCGTCGGCACATAGCAGCCCGCCACGTTGCAGGGCACCCATTTTTGCCCGGCAGTCAGGCCTGACGGCATGGTCATTTCAAAATCCTTGACCGAGTCGCGTTGCGCCACAGCGAAGGTGCGGACCTGTTCGACCGCGAAAGCGATGTCTTCTTTCACCTGATCGGGCACTTCGGCGGCGCGGGCGTCCATCTCCTCTCGGGTGACAAGGATCGCGCCATCCCATTTGTCCAGCACTTTGGCGTAATGCTTGACCGCCGCTTCGCCCTCGGCCTCTATCCGGGCCAACATTTCGTTCACCACGCGCTGCGCTTCGGCAGAATTGGTTTCCGGCGTCTTCTCGGCTTTTTTCAGATAGGTCGTCGCCATCTGTCTTTCCTTTGTCTTGGGTTGGGCAGCCGCGCTCAGCGCAAGAGCGGCGGCAAGAAGGTTGTTGAAATCGCAGGGATGAAGGCGATCATCAGCACGACCACCAGCATCAGAACCATGAAGGGAATGGCGCGATAGGCAATTTTCAGGATTGATTCGCCCGTCAGCCCGGACACCACGAACAGGTTCAGCCCCAAAGGCGGGGTAATGAACCCGACCCCCAGCGTGGTGATCATCATGATGCAGAATTGCACATCGTTCATGCCGATTTCCTGCGTCAGCGGGAACATCAGCGGCGCAAGGATCACGATATTCGGCGTCGTTTCCATCACGCAGCCCGCGATGATCAGGATCGAGATCATCAGCAAGATGATGATGACCGGGTTTTCCGACACCGTGGTCATGGCGTAAACAAAGCCCTGCGGCACACCGATGACGGCCATGGCCTGCGACAACGGCAGCGAAAACGCCACGATGGGCAGGATCACACCGTTGACCTTCGCAGAAGAGATCATCATCGACGGGAAATCCGAAATCTTCAGCGTGCCCAGCAGGAACCCCATGGCGATGGTCACGCTGACGGCGGCAGCACCGGCTTCGGTTGGCGTAAGACGACCAGAGAAGATGCCGTAAAAAATGATGCCGGGGATCATGAAGGCATACCAGCCCTTGCCCAGCACACGGCCCAAGTTCGCGGCCCATTCGCCAAAGCTCATCAACTGCCCTTCGGCCTTGGCCATCTTGCGGCTGACGATGATGTTGGTGACAAGGATCGACAGCAGGATCAGCAGGCCCGGAATGATCGCCGCCTTGAACAGCGTGCTGGCCGATATGCCCAGCACAAGGCCGATAACGATATAGGCAATCGAGGGCGGGATCAGGATGCCGGTGCAGGCACCCGACGCGACCAGCGCGCAGGCATAGGGGCGGGAATAGCCTGCCTCCACCAGCCGGTCGATTGTCATGCGGCCCACGGCAGCAGCACCCGCCGCATCCGATCCCGAGATGGCAGAGAACATGCCGCACACGAGCACCGTCGCAGAGCCGAAGCCACCGCGCGCCCAGCAGGTCAGCGCATCGGCCACGTCCAGAAACTTGCGCGACAGGCCGGTGCGCACCAAAACGTCACCCGTCAGGATGAACAAGGGCACCGCCGTCAGCGCGAAATGGTCAATACCGCCGAACAGCGTTTCGCCCACGACGCCAAGGGGCAAGGCCTGCGACATATACAGAATGCCGATAGACGCCACACCGATACAGGCCCAGATCGGCACGCCCAGCGCGATCAGCACGAAAAAGACGATCAGCGGCAGGTAGAAATCCCAGCCCAGTTCGACCGTAAATTGTTCCAGTGTCCACTGCATAGCGGCCCCCTCAGTCGAACAGTTTTTCGCCGGTGAATGGCGGCTCATCGCGGCGCAGCGTGCCGATGTCGCGCCAGATGGATTGCAGCAATCGCGCCGTGACCATGCTGAAGCCTATCGGTACCGCCAGCAGGAAATAGACCTTCGACACGCGCAGCCCGTCAGTAACGGACCCAAACCGCATAGAGGTGTCGACCGCGTGCCACGACCAGATGACGACGGCCACCGCCACCGCCAGCATGATCAGGTCGCCCAACAGATACAGCAGCGTCTGCGCGCGGTGCGGCAGCGCGTGAAAAATCACGTCAATGCGGATATGTGCGCGGTCCTTGATCGCTGCCGAAGCCCCGATCCAGACAAGGTAGATAAAGGAATACCGCACCAGTTCTTCGCCCCAGATAGACGAATAGGACAGAACTTCGCGGCGGATCACCTCGACCACCATGGTGGTGACAAGCAGGATGTAGAAGAAAAGCAATGCCCAGCGTTCAGCATTGCGGTCCAATGCGCGCAGCATGGCCGGTCCCTTTCGGTCGGTATCTGGTCAGATAAGGCGCACCGCCGGGCCAGATGGCCCGGCGGGCAACAGGCCTTTAGGCGTCATCCACCGGAATACCGGCATAGGTCTCGGCCGCTTCGGCCAGCCCGTTGAACGTGTCCATGTCGCCTGCGAGTTCCATTTTGAAACTGTCCCACTCGCTGCGCTGGTAGCCCACGGTTTCGCGCCATTCGTTCAGCTGGTCTTCGCTCAGGCTGTGGAATTGCACGCCCGCCTTGCGCATTTCGGCCATGGCGTAGTTGCGCGCCGAAGGCACCTTGGCAAGGTTCTGCATCATGGTGATGCGGCCTGCTTCCTCGATTCCGTCTTGGACATCGGAGGGCATGGAATTGAACCATTCAAGGTTCATCGAATAAACTTGGCTGTCCGGCACCGGCTGGTTGAAAGTGACATGGCTGAGGAGGTCGCGGAAGCCAAACACGTTCAACGCGCCCACGGACGGGTCAAGCGCATCGGCTACACCCTGTGTGATCGCCGACGGCGTTTCGCCCCAAGCAACCGGCGTCGGGTTCGCACCCGCCATCGAGTAATATTGCTGCAACATCAGCGAACCGGGGACGCGGAATTTCACGCCACGCAGGTCGGACGGCACCAAAGCAGGGTTTTCGATTCCCTTGCGCAGGGCAACCACACGCGGGTCGATGACAATGTAGAACAGGGGCTTGAAGCCGCGCTCTTCGACCTTGGGGTGAACGTTATTGATCCAGGCTTCCGAATTCACAAGGTTCACGAAACGCTGGTTCGACCCGCACAGATAGGGAAGGTTGATCAGGTCCGTGACAGGCGCAAAAGGCGCAAAGTTGGCAAGCGAGTGCTGCGCGCATTGAATTGCGCCATTCTGCACGCCGCTGACCAGTTCACCCTCCGACCCAAGCTGACCGCCCGGCGCCAGCCGGACATAGACCTTGCCGTTGGTGGCGTTCTGGATGTTTTCCTTTAGATCCAACTGCATGATCGGATAGCTGCGGGTCGCGCCAAGCACATAGGCGGTGGCAATGGTCATGACATGCTCTGCTGCAGCCTGACGCTCGCGTTCTTCAGCGGCGGTTTGCGCTGCCGCCTCGGACGACCACAGCGTGCCCGCGGCCCCCGCAACCACGGCGGCGGTAAAGCTGCCCGTGGTGGCAAGCTTCAGGAAATTGCGCCGCTCTGCGCTTTGCAGTTCTGTCCGTGTTGTCTTATCCGTCATGACCTGTCTCCTCCCTAGATGTTGGTCAGTTCTTCTTGCGCTTGCGCGCTTCACGCCCAAGGCTGCCAGCGGCAAAGCAAAGCACCGAAATGGCTAGCAAAATTGCTTCCATGCGAACATTCAGGATCGGGCTGCGCGTGCTGGCGGCATAGATCACATGCCCGAAATACCCCGAAAACAGCACCAAGGATGCCAGCAAAGCCAGATTTTCCCATCGTGACATGACGCCTCTCCCCATGCGTTTCATGCAAGCCTCAGGGCTTTTGTAAACGCTTACATAGGCAACGGCGCGAGTCAAATCATTTCTGTATAGTTTATATAAAATAATTGAACGCGCAGAGGCGAACGTGCTATGTAAAATTTACATTCCACACAGAACACATGACAAAACGCACCAAACCCACGCTGATCGACATTGCCGCCGCTTGCGATACATCCATCGCCACTGTTTCGCGTGCCTTGTCGAAACCGGGCCTTGTGCAGCCCGAAACGCTGGAGCGCGTGCGCAGGGTTGCCGCCAGCATGGGCTATGTGCCCAACCGCCGCGCACGCGCGCTTGTGTCGGGGCGGTCGAACACGGTGGGTGTGGCGGTGCCAACCCTTGCCAGCCCGGTCTTTTCGGCGACATTACAAGAAATGCAGAAAACGCTGTCGGCCAATGGCTACCAGTTGCTGATCGCTTCGCATGAATACGACCCTGCGGCAGAGGCGGCCGCCTTGTCGCAACTTATCTCGCACGGGGTGGATGCGCTTGTGGTGGTGGGGGGCGCGCGCCCGCAAACCACATGGGCTTTGATCGACAGCGCCGAATTGCCCTTGGTGCAGCTTTGGGAAGGGCGCGAGGGCTTTGACCGCGTGTTAGTGGACAATCATCACGCCGGGGAATTGGCCGCGCAGCACCTACTGGACCTTGGGCATTGCCGCCTTGGCGTGATTTGTGGCGACATGGCGATCAACGACCGGCAAGCGGCGCGGGTGGCGGGCATTCGTGCTGCACTGGCACGCGCGGGGCTGGATTTGCCGGATGCGCTGGTTTCAGAACAGCCCCCCAATGTCATGGCCGGGCGCAGCGGTTGCGCCGCAATTCTTGAGCAGGCCGCGCGCCCCACTGCCATCATCGGCACCATGGACCTGCTGGCCATGGGCGCGATGTTGGAAGCGCAGGCGCGCGGCATTGCGGTGCCGAGGGCCTTGTCTTTCATCGGGATCGACAATATCGACGTCAGCGCACATCTGTCCCCGGCCCTGACCACGGTGGACATACCCGCAACCCGGATCGGTGCCGAAGCCGCCGCCATGGTGTTGCGGCGGCTAAGCGGACAGGTCACGGAATGTGAACGGCTGGTGTTGCCGGTCATCCCGGTCATCCGCGCCTCTACGGCCGCCTACCCCATACGTTCAGACGCATAAGACCCCGGAGAGGCCGGGAACACCACCGTTTTATTCCCGTTCAGGAACACCCGGCGGTGAATATGCGCATGGATGGCGCGGGCCAGAACCTGGCTTTCGACATCGCGCCCAAGGCTGACATAATCGCTGGGTGACTGGGCATGTGTCACGCGCACGATGTCTTGTTCGATGATCGGGCCTTCGTCCAGATCGGCGGTCACATAGTGAGAGGTCGCGCCAATCAGCTTCACCCCGCGCTCAAAGGCCTGCTTGTAAGGATTCGCGCCCTTGAAGCTGGGCAAAAAACTGTGGTGGATATTAATGATCCGGCCCGACATTTTCTGGCACATCTCGTCCGACAGAACCTGCATGTAGCGCGCCAGCACGATCAGCTCTGCGCCGGTCTGTTCGACCACTTCCATGATGCGGGCCTCTGCCTGCGGCTTGTTGGCCTTGGTCACGGGGATGCAATGGAAGGGTATGTCGTGGTTCACGACGACCTTCTGGTAATCCATGTGGTTCGAGATGACCGCCACGATGTCGATGGGCAGCGCGCCGATGCGCCAGCGATAGAGCAAATCATTCAGGCAATGCCCAAAACGCGACACCATGATGATGACCTTCATGCGCGCGGCTTCGTCATGAAAGGCATAATCCATCCCGAACGGCTCTGCGATCGGGCCAAACGCGGCTTGCAGATCGTCCAGACCCGAACCGGTTTCACTGTCAAAACTGACACGCATGAAGAATTTGCCGGTTTGCATGTCATCGAATTGCGACGCATCGGTAATGTTGCACCCCTGCTCGGCCAGAAAGCCTGCAATGGCGGCAACAATCCCGCGCGCGCGGGTGCAGGTGACGGTCAGGGCGAATTTGGGCATGGGGTCTGTCCTTCAAAAATGCCCCCGGCGATGGCCGCCGGGGATCTGTCGCGGGTTAGATATCAAGCGTGTGGTCTTTTTCCCAGCGGCTGAAATGCGACACGAAGGAATTCCATTCCTTGTGCTTCAATTTCAGGTAAGAGCGCGAGAAATCCTCGCCCATGGCCGCCATCAAGCCGGCATCGTCTTCATAGGCGCGCAAGGCATCCAGCATGTTCAGGGGCAGCTTGGGCGCGTCGGTAATCTTGTGCCCTTCGGCATACATGTCGATATCGCGGCGGGGGCCGGGATCGGCCTTGCTGCGGATGCCGCTCAGGCCAGCTGCGATGATGACCGCCTGCAACAAATAGGGGTTTGCGGCCCCATCAGGCAGGCGCAATTCGAACCGCCCCGGCCCCGGCACGCGTACCATATGGGTACGGTTATTGCCGGTCCATGTTACCGAATTGGGCGCCCATGTCGCCCCCGACATGGTGCGCGGCGCGTTGATCCGCTTGTAGCTGTTGACCGTGGGGTTGGTGATCGCAGCAAGGGCGCTTGCGTGTTTCATGATCCCGCCAAGGAAATGCTTGCCACGCTCGGACAGGCCGACCTCGCCCGTCTGGCCAGAGCCGTCACCGGCGAAAACATTGGCCTTGGCATCCTTGCCCGGCGCATCCCAGACGGAAATATGCACATGGCAGCCATTCCCTGTCAGCCCTTCGATCGGCTTGGGCATGAAGGTCGCGCGCAGCCCGTGCTTTTCGGCCACCGATTTGACCATGAACTTGAAGAAACTGTGCTTGTCGGCGGTTTTCAGAATGTCGTCGAATTCCCAGTTCATCTCGAACTGGCCGTTGGCGTCCTCGTGGTCGTTCTGATACGGGCCCCAGCCCATATCCAGCATGTAATCGCAGACCTCGCGCACCACATCGTAGCGGCGCATCACGGCCTGCTGGTCGTAGCAGGGTTTCTCTGCGGTATCGAACGGGTCGGAAATGGCGTCGCCTTCGGGGGTCAGCAGGAAATATTCGGCCTCTACCCCGGTTTTGACATGCAGGCCTTCGTCGGCGGCCTCAGAAATCAGGCGGCGCAGCACGTTGCGCGGGGCTTGGGCCACATCCTGCCCTTCCATCACGCAATTGCCCGCGACCCATGCGACCTCTGGCTTCCACGGTAATTGGATGACGGAATCGGGGTCCGGGACCGCCAGCATGTCCGGGTCGGCGGGTGTCATGTCCAGCCATGTTGCAAAGCCCGCGAAGCCCGCGCCATCGGCCTGCATATCGGCAATGGCCTGCGCGGGCACCAGTTTGGCGCGCTGACCGCCGAACAGGTCGGTAAAGGAAATCATGAAATATTTCACGCCGCGGTCGGCTGCAAATTGGGCTAGGTCGAGTGTCATGCGGTGTCCCCTGTTGATCTTGTTCTTGAACGAAAAACGCGGGCCAGCATCTGCCAGCCCGCGCCCTGAATCAGTAGCCTGTGCCCGGCTTGCCCGGATACCAATCCGTCCCGGCTAGCGGAATTTGCGCCATGGCGGCGGCTTCCATGGTCAGGGCGCACAGATCCTCTGGTTCCAGATTGTGCAGGTGGTTGTGGCCACACGCCCGCGCGATGGTCTGGGCTTCCAGCGTCATGACCTTCAGGTAATTGCGCAGGCGGCGGCCCGCTTCCACCGGGTCCAGCCGCGCGGCCAGCTCGGGGTCTTGCGTGGTAATGCCTGCCGGGTCACGCCCCTCGTGCCAGTCGTCATAGGCGCCCGCCGTTGTGCCCAGCGCATTATACTCTGCTTCGTATTTCGGGTCGTTGTCGCCCAGCGCGATCATGGCCGCCGTGCCAATGCTCACCGCATCCGCGCCCAGCGCCAGTGCCTTGGCCACATCGGCCCCGGTGCGAATACCGCCAGAGACGATCAGCTGCACTTCGCGGTGCACACCCAGATCCTGAAGCGCCCGCACGGCGGGGCGAATACAGGCCAGCGTCGGCAGGCCCACATGCTCAATGAACACATCCTGCGTCGCCGCCGTGCCGCCTTGCATCCCGTCCAGCACCACGACATCTGCCCCGGCCTTGACCGCAAGCGCCACGTCATAATACGGTCGCGTGCCGCCGACCTTCACATAGATCGGCACTTGCCAGCCGGTAATTTCGCGCAGTTCCAGTATCTTGATTTCCAGATCATCCGGGCCAGTCCAATCCGGGTGACGGCAGGCGGACCGCTGGTCGATCCCCTTGGGCAAGGTGCGCATTTCAGCCACGCGGTCAGAAATCTTCTGCCCCAACAACATGCCGCCCCCGCCGGGCTTCGCGCCTTGGCCGACGACAATCTCGATCGCATCGGCGCGGCGCAAATCGTCCGGGTTCATGCCGTAGCGCGAGGGAAGATACTGGTAGACCAGCGTCTTGGAATGCCCGCGCTCTTCCGGGGTCATGCCGCCATCGCCCGTGGTGGTCGACGTGCCCGCCTCTGACGCGCCGCGCCCCAAGGCTTCTTTGGCTTGGGCCGACAAGGCGCCAAAGCTCATGCCCGCAATCGTGATCGGAATATCCAACTTGATCGGCTTTTTCGCAAAGCGCGTGCCCAGCGTGACACTGGTGTCGCATTTCTCGCGGTAGCCTTCCAACGGGTAGCGGCTGACCGATGCGCCCAGAAACAGCAAATCGTCAAAATGCGGAACCCGGCGTTTTGCGCCACCGCCGCGGATATCGTAAATCCCGGTCGCGGCTGCGCGCCGGATCTCGGCATTGATCGGGTTGGAGAATGTCGCCGACTGAATCGGCAAGGTGCGCGGAATGCGGCGATCGTCGTCTTTCATGGTCATCCCCTCAATAGGCCGCAGCGTTGTCGATGTCGAAATTGTAAAGCTTGCGGGCAGAGCCGTAGCGCCGAAACTCTTCCGGTTTGGCGTCCACACCTGCGCGCGCCAAAAGATCGCGCAGAATCTCCAGATGTTCCGGGCGCATCTCTTTCTCTATGCAGTCGGCACCCAGGCTTTTGACCGACCCGCGCACGAATAACCGCGCTTCATAGAGCGAATCGCCCAGCGC
This genomic window from Roseibaca calidilacus contains:
- a CDS encoding zinc-dependent alcohol dehydrogenase; this encodes MRALLYTGPNQMELTDLPAPVPAAGEVLVAVHAVGICGSDMHAYHGHDDRRPAPLVLGHEAAGIVADGPRKGQAVAINPLVVDPDCPAVKAGRPHLSPSRAIISMPPRPGAFADYVTIPERNLLPIPDGLSMRDAALAEPVAVSWHAMRIGLERLGQTEPRVLVQGAGAIGVAAALVARHMGAASIHVAEPHAGRRATLAPEAGIKTFDPTSHDPGADAFDLVIDAVGAAATRADASRLVRPGGVIVHVGLLPGQEGYDIRRITLQEICVTGSYCYTPQDFADALAALGAGALGALGWVETRALDEGAQAFADLDAGRVNAAKIVLQVV
- a CDS encoding SDR family NAD(P)-dependent oxidoreductase translates to MRLAHLFDLSGRRALVTGGNSGIGLAMARALGLAGASVVLAARAPDKLDAAVAELAADGIAASAHPTDLADPAALAGLADAAGEVDILVNAAGVNLREPYAQVTAEAFDLHMALHLRAPFLLVQHLAPGMAARGWGRVLNIASLQSVRAFANSAPYGAAKGGVVQLTRAMAEEFSGQGITCNAIAPGFFPTPLTAPVFGNPDLAAANAARTAIGRNGTLEDLHGATVFLCSDASGYITGQTLFVDGGFTAK
- the hisD gene encoding histidinol dehydrogenase; protein product: MATTYLKKAEKTPETNSAEAQRVVNEMLARIEAEGEAAVKHYAKVLDKWDGAILVTREEMDARAAEVPDQVKEDIAFAVEQVRTFAVAQRDSVKDFEMTMPSGLTAGQKWVPCNVAGCYVPTGRYAHIASACMSVATAKAAGVKTVIACSTPYRGGGMHPYVLYAMREAGADIVLTLGGVQAIAAMAYGLFTGKPADVIVGPGNKFVAEAKRTLFGKVGIDVFAGPSEIGIIADGAADPEIVAVDLVGQAEHGHESPAWLFTDDKALAESVMARVPELIATLPEPAREAADASWRDYGEVILCDTREELVEVSDVYASEHLELHCTDLDWWMANLTNYGSLFVGEETTVAYGDKCSGPNHILPTKYAAKYSAGLSVHKFLKPLTWQQADRAASKELGIRTARISRLEGMEAHARTADVRLAKYYPGHNFDLGAPVESV
- a CDS encoding TRAP transporter large permease → MQWTLEQFTVELGWDFYLPLIVFFVLIALGVPIWACIGVASIGILYMSQALPLGVVGETLFGGIDHFALTAVPLFILTGDVLVRTGLSRKFLDVADALTCWARGGFGSATVLVCGMFSAISGSDAAGAAAVGRMTIDRLVEAGYSRPYACALVASGACTGILIPPSIAYIVIGLVLGISASTLFKAAIIPGLLILLSILVTNIIVSRKMAKAEGQLMSFGEWAANLGRVLGKGWYAFMIPGIIFYGIFSGRLTPTEAGAAAVSVTIAMGFLLGTLKISDFPSMMISSAKVNGVILPIVAFSLPLSQAMAVIGVPQGFVYAMTTVSENPVIIILLMISILIIAGCVMETTPNIVILAPLMFPLTQEIGMNDVQFCIMMITTLGVGFITPPLGLNLFVVSGLTGESILKIAYRAIPFMVLMLVVVLMIAFIPAISTTFLPPLLR
- a CDS encoding TRAP transporter small permease, giving the protein MLRALDRNAERWALLFFYILLVTTMVVEVIRREVLSYSSIWGEELVRYSFIYLVWIGASAAIKDRAHIRIDVIFHALPHRAQTLLYLLGDLIMLAVAVAVVIWSWHAVDTSMRFGSVTDGLRVSKVYFLLAVPIGFSMVTARLLQSIWRDIGTLRRDEPPFTGEKLFD
- a CDS encoding TRAP transporter substrate-binding protein, which translates into the protein MTDKTTRTELQSAERRNFLKLATTGSFTAAVVAGAAGTLWSSEAAAQTAAEERERQAAAEHVMTIATAYVLGATRSYPIMQLDLKENIQNATNGKVYVRLAPGGQLGSEGELVSGVQNGAIQCAQHSLANFAPFAPVTDLINLPYLCGSNQRFVNLVNSEAWINNVHPKVEERGFKPLFYIVIDPRVVALRKGIENPALVPSDLRGVKFRVPGSLMLQQYYSMAGANPTPVAWGETPSAITQGVADALDPSVGALNVFGFRDLLSHVTFNQPVPDSQVYSMNLEWFNSMPSDVQDGIEEAGRITMMQNLAKVPSARNYAMAEMRKAGVQFHSLSEDQLNEWRETVGYQRSEWDSFKMELAGDMDTFNGLAEAAETYAGIPVDDA
- a CDS encoding LacI family DNA-binding transcriptional regulator, which translates into the protein MTKRTKPTLIDIAAACDTSIATVSRALSKPGLVQPETLERVRRVAASMGYVPNRRARALVSGRSNTVGVAVPTLASPVFSATLQEMQKTLSANGYQLLIASHEYDPAAEAAALSQLISHGVDALVVVGGARPQTTWALIDSAELPLVQLWEGREGFDRVLVDNHHAGELAAQHLLDLGHCRLGVICGDMAINDRQAARVAGIRAALARAGLDLPDALVSEQPPNVMAGRSGCAAILEQAARPTAIIGTMDLLAMGAMLEAQARGIAVPRALSFIGIDNIDVSAHLSPALTTVDIPATRIGAEAAAMVLRRLSGQVTECERLVLPVIPVIRASTAAYPIRSDA
- the purU gene encoding formyltetrahydrofolate deformylase produces the protein MPKFALTVTCTRARGIVAAIAGFLAEQGCNITDASQFDDMQTGKFFMRVSFDSETGSGLDDLQAAFGPIAEPFGMDYAFHDEAARMKVIIMVSRFGHCLNDLLYRWRIGALPIDIVAVISNHMDYQKVVVNHDIPFHCIPVTKANKPQAEARIMEVVEQTGAELIVLARYMQVLSDEMCQKMSGRIINIHHSFLPSFKGANPYKQAFERGVKLIGATSHYVTADLDEGPIIEQDIVRVTHAQSPSDYVSLGRDVESQVLARAIHAHIHRRVFLNGNKTVVFPASPGSYASERMG
- the glnT gene encoding type III glutamate--ammonia ligase; translation: MTLDLAQFAADRGVKYFMISFTDLFGGQRAKLVPAQAIADMQADGAGFAGFATWLDMTPADPDMLAVPDPDSVIQLPWKPEVAWVAGNCVMEGQDVAQAPRNVLRRLISEAADEGLHVKTGVEAEYFLLTPEGDAISDPFDTAEKPCYDQQAVMRRYDVVREVCDYMLDMGWGPYQNDHEDANGQFEMNWEFDDILKTADKHSFFKFMVKSVAEKHGLRATFMPKPIEGLTGNGCHVHISVWDAPGKDAKANVFAGDGSGQTGEVGLSERGKHFLGGIMKHASALAAITNPTVNSYKRINAPRTMSGATWAPNSVTWTGNNRTHMVRVPGPGRFELRLPDGAANPYLLQAVIIAAGLSGIRSKADPGPRRDIDMYAEGHKITDAPKLPLNMLDALRAYEDDAGLMAAMGEDFSRSYLKLKHKEWNSFVSHFSRWEKDHTLDI
- a CDS encoding FMN-binding glutamate synthase family protein — protein: MKDDDRRIPRTLPIQSATFSNPINAEIRRAAATGIYDIRGGGAKRRVPHFDDLLFLGASVSRYPLEGYREKCDTSVTLGTRFAKKPIKLDIPITIAGMSFGALSAQAKEALGRGASEAGTSTTTGDGGMTPEERGHSKTLVYQYLPSRYGMNPDDLRRADAIEIVVGQGAKPGGGGMLLGQKISDRVAEMRTLPKGIDQRSACRHPDWTGPDDLEIKILELREITGWQVPIYVKVGGTRPYYDVALAVKAGADVVVLDGMQGGTAATQDVFIEHVGLPTLACIRPAVRALQDLGVHREVQLIVSGGIRTGADVAKALALGADAVSIGTAAMIALGDNDPKYEAEYNALGTTAGAYDDWHEGRDPAGITTQDPELAARLDPVEAGRRLRNYLKVMTLEAQTIARACGHNHLHNLEPEDLCALTMEAAAMAQIPLAGTDWYPGKPGTGY